In Vulpes lagopus strain Blue_001 chromosome 1, ASM1834538v1, whole genome shotgun sequence, a genomic segment contains:
- the TNK2 gene encoding activated CDC42 kinase 1 isoform X7, translating into MRSQGEPAWLRSRSLGPAYRGRLGSSSMQPEEGTGWLLELLSEVQLQQYFLRLRDDLNVTRLSHFEYVKNEDLEKIGMGRPGQRRLWEAVKRRKAMCKRKSWMSKVFSGKRLEAEFPPHHSQSTFRKTSPTPGGPAGEGPLQSLTCLIGEKDLHLFEKLGDGSFGVVRRGEWDAPSGKTMSVAVKCLKPDVLSQPEAMDDFIREVNAMHSLDHRNLIRLYGVVLTPPMKMVTELAPLGSLLDRLRKHQGHFLLGTLSRYAVQVAEGMGYLESKRFIHRDLAARNLLLATRDLVKIGDFGLMRALPQNDDHYVMQEHRKVPFAWCAPESLKTRTFSHASDTWMFGVTLWEMFTYGQEPWIGLNGSQILHKIDKEGERLPRPEDCPQDVYNVMVQCWAHKPEDRPTFVALRDFLLEAQPTDMRALQDFEEPDKLHIQMNDVITVIEGRAENYWWRGQNTRTLCVGPFPRNVVTSVAGLSAQDISQPLQNSFIHTGHGDSDPRHCWGFPDKIDELYLGNPMDPPDLLSVELSTPRPTQHLGRLKREPPPRPPQPAIFAQSKWGRSRSLGPCPRPLSPLIPPLLEEPTYDPVSEDQDPLSSDFKRLGLRKPALTRGLWLAKPSARVPGTKAGRGGGGEVTLIDFGEEPIIPTPRPCAPSLAQLAMDACSLLDKTPPQSPTRALPRPLHPTPVVDWDARPLPPPPAYDDVAQDEDDFEVCSINSTLVGAGVRAGPSQGETNYAFVPEQAQLLPPLEDNLFLPPQGGSKPPNSAQTAEIFQALQQECMRQLQVPAGSLSPPPGPAPVGEDKPQVPPRVPIPPRPTRPRGELSPAPSGEEEIGRWPGPASPPRVPPREPLSPQGSRTPSPLVPPGGSPLPPRLSSSPGKTMPTTQSFASDPKYATPQVIQAPGPRAGPCILPIVRDGKKVSSTHYYLLPERPPYLERYQRFLREAQSPEEPAPLPVPLLLPPPSTPAPAAPTATVRPMPQAAPDPKANFSTNNSNPGPRPPALRAAARLPQRGCPGDGPEAGRPADKVQMLQAMVHGVTTEECQAALQSHSWSVQRAAQYLKVEQLFGLGLRPRSECHKVLEMCDWNLEQAGCHLLGSCGPAHHNSSPVLFRVFLPASATKAAAPAVDPCFFQRNKASFYFMLLPCARLCLCLSSLRSPRSPGDSISRQQASGRPLWTEGGSAAWVTLRVLSPSRFTPSPPSSCSEPQRAAAGAGGAAHLAGAESTSGQGERQCVS; encoded by the exons ATGAGGTCCCAAGGGGAACCAGCCTGGCTTCGGTCCAGAAGCTTGGGGCCGGCGTACAGAGGG AGGCTGGGCAGCAGCAGCATGCAGCCGGAGGAGGGCACAGGCTGGCTGCTGGAGCTGCTGTCCGAGGTGCAGCTGCAACAGTACTTCCTGCGGCTCCGCGATGACCTCAATGTTACCCGCCTGTCCCACTTTGAGTATGTCAAGAATGAGGACCTGGAGAAGATTGGCATGGGCCGGCCTG GTCAGCGGCGGTTGTGGGAGGCTGTGAAGAGGAGAAAGGCCATGTGCAAACGCAAGTCTTGGATGAGCAAG GTGTTCAGTGGAAAGCGATTGGAGGCTGAGTTCCCCCCTCATCACTCTCAGAGCACCTTCCGGAAGACCTCACCCACCCCGGGGGGCCCAGCAGGGGAGGGACCCCTACAGAGCCTCACCTGCCTCATTGGGGAAAAGGACCTGCATCTATTCGAGAAGCTAGGAGATGGCTCCTTTGGCGTGGTGCGCAGGGGCGAGTGGGACGCCCCCTCGGGGAAGACG ATGAGTGTGGCTGTGAAGTGCCTGAAGCCTGAcgtgctgagccagccagaggccATGGACGACTTCATCCGGGAGGTCAACGCCATGCACTCGCTTGACCATCGCAACCTCATTCGCCTCTATGGGGTGGTGCTCACGCCGCCCATGAAGATG GTGACGGAGCTGGCGCCGCTAGGATCGTTGTTGGACCGGCTGCGCAAGCACCAGGGCCACTTCCTCCTGGGCACTCTGAGCCGCTACGCTGTGCAGGTGGCGGAGGGCATGGGCTACCTGGAATCCAAGCGCTTTATTCACCGTGACCTGGCTGCCCGAAATCTGCTGTTGGCCACCCGTGACCTGGTCAAGATCGGGGACTTCGGGTTGATGCGTGCGCTACCCCAGAATGACGACCACTATGTCATGCAAGAGCATCGCAAGGTGCCCTTTGCCTG GTGTGCCCCTGAGAGCCTGAAGACGCGCACCTTCTCCCACGCCAGTGACACCTGGATGTTTGGAGTGACGTTGTGGGAGATGTTCACCTACGGCCAGGAGCCCTGGATCGGCCTCAATGGCAGTCAG ATTCTGCATAAGATTGACAAGGAGGGGGAGCGGCTGCCGCGGCCAGAGGACTGCCCCCAGGATGTCTACAACGTCATGGTCCAGTGCTGGGCCCACAAGCCAGAGGACAGACCCACGTTCGTGGCCCTGCGGGACTTCCTGCTGGAG gcccagcccaccGACATGCGTGCCCTTCAGGACTTTGAGGAACCTGACAAGCTGCACATCCAGATGAACGACGTCATCACCGTCATCGAGGGAAG GGCGGAGAACTACTGGTGGCGCGGCCAGAACACACGGACGCTGTGTGTGGGGCCCTTCCCTCGCAACGTGGTGACCTCCGTGGCTGGCCTGTCGGCCCAGGACATCAGTCAGCCGCTGCAGAACAGCTTCATCCACACAGGACATGGCGACAGCGACCCCCGCCACTGCTGGGGCTTCCCCGACAAGATTGACGA ACTGTACCTGGGAAACCCCATGGACCCTCCTGACCTGCTGAGCGTGGAACTGAGCACCCCCCGGCCCACCCAGCATCTAGGAAGGCTGAAAA GGGAGCCTCCACCTCGCCCACCTCAGCCTGCCATCTTCGCTCAGAGTAAGTGGGGCCGCTCTCGAAGCCttggcccctgcccccgccccctctctcctctcattcCTCCTCTCCTGGAAG AGCCAACCTACGATCCTGTGAGTGAGGACCAGGACCCCCTGTCCAGCGACTTCAAGAGGCTGGGCCTCCGGAAACCAGCCCTGACCCGTGGGCTGTGGCTTGCAAAGCCCTCCGCTCGGGTGCCCGGCACCAAGGCGGGTCGTGGCGGTGGGGGCGAGGTCACACTCATCGACTTTGGCGAGGAGCccatcatccccaccccccggcccTGCGCGCCCTCACTGGCCCAGCTGGCCATGGACGCCTGTTCCTTACTGGACAAGACCCCGCCGCAGAGCCCCACACgggccctgccccggcccctgcacCCCACGCCCGTGGTGGACTGGGACGCGCGCCCGCTGCCCCCGCCTCCTGCCTACGACGACGTGGCCCAGGATGAGGATGACTTCGAGGTCTGCTCCATCAACAGCACCCTGGTGGGTGCAGGGGTCCGCGCTGGGCCCAGCCAGGGCGAAACCAATTACGCCTTTGTGCCTGAGCAGGCACAGCTGCTCCCTCCCCTGGAGGACAATCTGTTCCTCCCACCCCAGGGGGGGAGCAAGCCGCCCAACTCGGCCCAGACCGCAGAGATCTTCCAGGCGCTGCAGCAGGAGTGCATGCGGCAGCTGCAGGTCCCGGCTGGCTCCCTGAGCCCTCCTCCTGGCCCGGCCCCAGTGGGTGAGGACAAGCCCCAGGTGCCGCCCCGCGTGCCCATCCCCCCGAGGCCCACCCGCCCACGGGGCGAGCTGTCTCCAGCCCCCTCAGGTGAGGAGGAGATAGGGCGGTGGCCTGgacccgcctcccctccccgggtgcctccccgggagcccctgtCCCCTCAAGGCTCACGGACCCCTAGCCCCCTGGTTCCACCCGGCGGCTCCCCGCTGCCACCTCGGCTCTCCAGCTCACCTGGGAAGACCATGCCCACCACCCAGAGCTTCGCCTCCGACCCCAAGTACGCCACACCCCAAGTGATCCAGGCACCCGGCCCGCGGGCTGGTCCCTGCATCCTGCCCATTGTCCGCGACGGCAAGAAGGTCAGCAGCACCCACTACTACCTGCTGCCCGAGCGCCCACCCTACCTGGAACGCTATCAGCGCTTCCTGCGTGAGGCTCAGAGCCCTGAAGAGCCGGCCCCCCTGCCCGtgcccctgctgctgcccccGCCCAGCACCCCAGCTCCTGCTGCCCCCACTGCCACCGTTCGACCGATGCCCCAGGCCGCCCCCGACCCCAAGGCCAACTTCTCCACCAACAACAGTAATCCGGGGCCCCGGCCACCAGCCCTGCGGGCCGCTGCTCGGCTGCCAcagaggggctgccctggggacgGGCCGGAGGCTGGACGGCCGGCAGACAAGGTCCAGATG CTGCAGGCCATGGTGCATGGGGTGACCACAGAGGAGTGCCAGGCGGCCTTGCAGAGCCACAGCTGGAGCGTGCAGAGGGCTGCACAGTATCTGAAG GTGGAGCAGCTCTTTGGGTTGGGTCTGCGGCCGCGAAGCGAGTGCCACAAAGTGCTGGAGATGTGCGACTGGAACTTGGAGCAGGCTGGCTGCCACCTGCTGGGCTCCTGCGGCCCTGCCCACCACAA CTCCTCCCCTGTGCTGTTCCGTGTTTTCCTGCCAGCGTCTGCCACCAAAGCTGCTGCCCCGGCTGTGGATCCCTGCTTCTTCCAGAGAAATAAAGCTAGTTTCTATTTTATGTTACTTCCTTGTgcccgcctgtgtctttgcctttcgaGCCTGAGGTCCCCGAGGTCCCCGGGGGACAGCATCAGTCGGCAGCAGGCCTCGGGGCGCCCCCTGTGGACAGAGGGGGGAAGTGCGGCCTGGGTGACCCTCAGGGTGCTCTCCCCTTCCCggttcacccccagccccccgagTTCTTGCTCCGAGCCCCAGAGGGCAGCTGCCGGAGCGGGTGGAGCAGCTCACTTAGCTGGAGCTGAGTCAACGTCCGGACAAGGAGAGCGTCAGTGCGTGTCTTAG
- the TNK2 gene encoding activated CDC42 kinase 1 isoform X16, whose amino-acid sequence MPAARRFPGLELSFPLLARLRRRLYTRLGSSSMQPEEGTGWLLELLSEVQLQQYFLRLRDDLNVTRLSHFEYVKNEDLEKIGMGRPGQRRLWEAVKRRKAMCKRKSWMSKVFSGKRLEAEFPPHHSQSTFRKTSPTPGGPAGEGPLQSLTCLIGEKDLHLFEKLGDGSFGVVRRGEWDAPSGKTMSVAVKCLKPDVLSQPEAMDDFIREVNAMHSLDHRNLIRLYGVVLTPPMKMVTELAPLGSLLDRLRKHQGHFLLGTLSRYAVQVAEGMGYLESKRFIHRDLAARNLLLATRDLVKIGDFGLMRALPQNDDHYVMQEHRKVPFAWCAPESLKTRTFSHASDTWMFGVTLWEMFTYGQEPWIGLNGSQILHKIDKEGERLPRPEDCPQDVYNVMVQCWAHKPEDRPTFVALRDFLLEAQPTDMRALQDFEEPDKLHIQMNDVITVIEGRAENYWWRGQNTRTLCVGPFPRNVVTSVAGLSAQDISQPLQNSFIHTGHGDSDPRHCWGFPDKIDELYLGNPMDPPDLLSVELSTPRPTQHLGRLKREPPPRPPQPAIFAQKPTYDPVSEDQDPLSSDFKRLGLRKPALTRGLWLAKPSARVPGTKAGRGGGGEVTLIDFGEEPIIPTPRPCAPSLAQLAMDACSLLDKTPPQSPTRALPRPLHPTPVVDWDARPLPPPPAYDDVAQDEDDFEVCSINSTLVGAGVRAGPSQGETNYAFVPEQAQLLPPLEDNLFLPPQGGSKPPNSAQTAEIFQALQQECMRQLQVPAGSLSPPPGPAPVGEDKPQVPPRVPIPPRPTRPRGELSPAPSGEEEIGRWPGPASPPRVPPREPLSPQGSRTPSPLVPPGGSPLPPRLSSSPGKTMPTTQSFASDPKYATPQVIQAPGPRAGPCILPIVRDGKKVSSTHYYLLPERPPYLERYQRFLREAQSPEEPAPLPVPLLLPPPSTPAPAAPTATVRPMPQAAPDPKANFSTNNSNPGPRPPALRAAARLPQRGCPGDGPEAGRPADKVQMLQAMVHGVTTEECQAALQSHSWSVQRAAQYLKVEQLFGLGLRPRSECHKVLEMCDWNLEQAGCHLLGSCGPAHHK is encoded by the exons ATGCCCGCAGCTCGGCGGTTCCCTGGCCTAgagctctccttccctctcctggcCAGACTGCGGCGCCGCCTGTACACA AGGCTGGGCAGCAGCAGCATGCAGCCGGAGGAGGGCACAGGCTGGCTGCTGGAGCTGCTGTCCGAGGTGCAGCTGCAACAGTACTTCCTGCGGCTCCGCGATGACCTCAATGTTACCCGCCTGTCCCACTTTGAGTATGTCAAGAATGAGGACCTGGAGAAGATTGGCATGGGCCGGCCTG GTCAGCGGCGGTTGTGGGAGGCTGTGAAGAGGAGAAAGGCCATGTGCAAACGCAAGTCTTGGATGAGCAAG GTGTTCAGTGGAAAGCGATTGGAGGCTGAGTTCCCCCCTCATCACTCTCAGAGCACCTTCCGGAAGACCTCACCCACCCCGGGGGGCCCAGCAGGGGAGGGACCCCTACAGAGCCTCACCTGCCTCATTGGGGAAAAGGACCTGCATCTATTCGAGAAGCTAGGAGATGGCTCCTTTGGCGTGGTGCGCAGGGGCGAGTGGGACGCCCCCTCGGGGAAGACG ATGAGTGTGGCTGTGAAGTGCCTGAAGCCTGAcgtgctgagccagccagaggccATGGACGACTTCATCCGGGAGGTCAACGCCATGCACTCGCTTGACCATCGCAACCTCATTCGCCTCTATGGGGTGGTGCTCACGCCGCCCATGAAGATG GTGACGGAGCTGGCGCCGCTAGGATCGTTGTTGGACCGGCTGCGCAAGCACCAGGGCCACTTCCTCCTGGGCACTCTGAGCCGCTACGCTGTGCAGGTGGCGGAGGGCATGGGCTACCTGGAATCCAAGCGCTTTATTCACCGTGACCTGGCTGCCCGAAATCTGCTGTTGGCCACCCGTGACCTGGTCAAGATCGGGGACTTCGGGTTGATGCGTGCGCTACCCCAGAATGACGACCACTATGTCATGCAAGAGCATCGCAAGGTGCCCTTTGCCTG GTGTGCCCCTGAGAGCCTGAAGACGCGCACCTTCTCCCACGCCAGTGACACCTGGATGTTTGGAGTGACGTTGTGGGAGATGTTCACCTACGGCCAGGAGCCCTGGATCGGCCTCAATGGCAGTCAG ATTCTGCATAAGATTGACAAGGAGGGGGAGCGGCTGCCGCGGCCAGAGGACTGCCCCCAGGATGTCTACAACGTCATGGTCCAGTGCTGGGCCCACAAGCCAGAGGACAGACCCACGTTCGTGGCCCTGCGGGACTTCCTGCTGGAG gcccagcccaccGACATGCGTGCCCTTCAGGACTTTGAGGAACCTGACAAGCTGCACATCCAGATGAACGACGTCATCACCGTCATCGAGGGAAG GGCGGAGAACTACTGGTGGCGCGGCCAGAACACACGGACGCTGTGTGTGGGGCCCTTCCCTCGCAACGTGGTGACCTCCGTGGCTGGCCTGTCGGCCCAGGACATCAGTCAGCCGCTGCAGAACAGCTTCATCCACACAGGACATGGCGACAGCGACCCCCGCCACTGCTGGGGCTTCCCCGACAAGATTGACGA ACTGTACCTGGGAAACCCCATGGACCCTCCTGACCTGCTGAGCGTGGAACTGAGCACCCCCCGGCCCACCCAGCATCTAGGAAGGCTGAAAA GGGAGCCTCCACCTCGCCCACCTCAGCCTGCCATCTTCGCTCAGA AGCCAACCTACGATCCTGTGAGTGAGGACCAGGACCCCCTGTCCAGCGACTTCAAGAGGCTGGGCCTCCGGAAACCAGCCCTGACCCGTGGGCTGTGGCTTGCAAAGCCCTCCGCTCGGGTGCCCGGCACCAAGGCGGGTCGTGGCGGTGGGGGCGAGGTCACACTCATCGACTTTGGCGAGGAGCccatcatccccaccccccggcccTGCGCGCCCTCACTGGCCCAGCTGGCCATGGACGCCTGTTCCTTACTGGACAAGACCCCGCCGCAGAGCCCCACACgggccctgccccggcccctgcacCCCACGCCCGTGGTGGACTGGGACGCGCGCCCGCTGCCCCCGCCTCCTGCCTACGACGACGTGGCCCAGGATGAGGATGACTTCGAGGTCTGCTCCATCAACAGCACCCTGGTGGGTGCAGGGGTCCGCGCTGGGCCCAGCCAGGGCGAAACCAATTACGCCTTTGTGCCTGAGCAGGCACAGCTGCTCCCTCCCCTGGAGGACAATCTGTTCCTCCCACCCCAGGGGGGGAGCAAGCCGCCCAACTCGGCCCAGACCGCAGAGATCTTCCAGGCGCTGCAGCAGGAGTGCATGCGGCAGCTGCAGGTCCCGGCTGGCTCCCTGAGCCCTCCTCCTGGCCCGGCCCCAGTGGGTGAGGACAAGCCCCAGGTGCCGCCCCGCGTGCCCATCCCCCCGAGGCCCACCCGCCCACGGGGCGAGCTGTCTCCAGCCCCCTCAGGTGAGGAGGAGATAGGGCGGTGGCCTGgacccgcctcccctccccgggtgcctccccgggagcccctgtCCCCTCAAGGCTCACGGACCCCTAGCCCCCTGGTTCCACCCGGCGGCTCCCCGCTGCCACCTCGGCTCTCCAGCTCACCTGGGAAGACCATGCCCACCACCCAGAGCTTCGCCTCCGACCCCAAGTACGCCACACCCCAAGTGATCCAGGCACCCGGCCCGCGGGCTGGTCCCTGCATCCTGCCCATTGTCCGCGACGGCAAGAAGGTCAGCAGCACCCACTACTACCTGCTGCCCGAGCGCCCACCCTACCTGGAACGCTATCAGCGCTTCCTGCGTGAGGCTCAGAGCCCTGAAGAGCCGGCCCCCCTGCCCGtgcccctgctgctgcccccGCCCAGCACCCCAGCTCCTGCTGCCCCCACTGCCACCGTTCGACCGATGCCCCAGGCCGCCCCCGACCCCAAGGCCAACTTCTCCACCAACAACAGTAATCCGGGGCCCCGGCCACCAGCCCTGCGGGCCGCTGCTCGGCTGCCAcagaggggctgccctggggacgGGCCGGAGGCTGGACGGCCGGCAGACAAGGTCCAGATG CTGCAGGCCATGGTGCATGGGGTGACCACAGAGGAGTGCCAGGCGGCCTTGCAGAGCCACAGCTGGAGCGTGCAGAGGGCTGCACAGTATCTGAAG GTGGAGCAGCTCTTTGGGTTGGGTCTGCGGCCGCGAAGCGAGTGCCACAAAGTGCTGGAGATGTGCGACTGGAACTTGGAGCAGGCTGGCTGCCACCTGCTGGGCTCCTGCGGCCCTGCCCACCACAAGTGA
- the TNK2 gene encoding activated CDC42 kinase 1 isoform X19, translating into MPAARRFPGLELSFPLLARLRRRLYTRLGSSSMQPEEGTGWLLELLSEVQLQQYFLRLRDDLNVTRLSHFEYVKNEDLEKIGMGRPGQRRLWEAVKRRKAMCKRKSWMSKVFSGKRLEAEFPPHHSQSTFRKTSPTPGGPAGEGPLQSLTCLIGEKDLHLFEKLGDGSFGVVRRGEWDAPSGKTMSVAVKCLKPDVLSQPEAMDDFIREVNAMHSLDHRNLIRLYGVVLTPPMKMVTELAPLGSLLDRLRKHQGHFLLGTLSRYAVQVAEGMGYLESKRFIHRDLAARNLLLATRDLVKIGDFGLMRALPQNDDHYVMQEHRKVPFAWCAPESLKTRTFSHASDTWMFGVTLWEMFTYGQEPWIGLNGSQILHKIDKEGERLPRPEDCPQDVYNVMVQCWAHKPEDRPTFVALRDFLLEAQPTDMRALQDFEEPDKLHIQMNDVITVIEGRAENYWWRGQNTRTLCVGPFPRNVVTSVAGLSAQDISQPLQNSFIHTGHGDSDPRHCWGFPDKIDELYLGNPMDPPDLLSVELSTPRPTQHLGRLKKPTYDPVSEDQDPLSSDFKRLGLRKPALTRGLWLAKPSARVPGTKAGRGGGGEVTLIDFGEEPIIPTPRPCAPSLAQLAMDACSLLDKTPPQSPTRALPRPLHPTPVVDWDARPLPPPPAYDDVAQDEDDFEVCSINSTLVGAGVRAGPSQGETNYAFVPEQAQLLPPLEDNLFLPPQGGSKPPNSAQTAEIFQALQQECMRQLQVPAGSLSPPPGPAPVGEDKPQVPPRVPIPPRPTRPRGELSPAPSGEEEIGRWPGPASPPRVPPREPLSPQGSRTPSPLVPPGGSPLPPRLSSSPGKTMPTTQSFASDPKYATPQVIQAPGPRAGPCILPIVRDGKKVSSTHYYLLPERPPYLERYQRFLREAQSPEEPAPLPVPLLLPPPSTPAPAAPTATVRPMPQAAPDPKANFSTNNSNPGPRPPALRAAARLPQRGCPGDGPEAGRPADKVQMVEQLFGLGLRPRSECHKVLEMCDWNLEQAGCHLLGSCGPAHHK; encoded by the exons ATGCCCGCAGCTCGGCGGTTCCCTGGCCTAgagctctccttccctctcctggcCAGACTGCGGCGCCGCCTGTACACA AGGCTGGGCAGCAGCAGCATGCAGCCGGAGGAGGGCACAGGCTGGCTGCTGGAGCTGCTGTCCGAGGTGCAGCTGCAACAGTACTTCCTGCGGCTCCGCGATGACCTCAATGTTACCCGCCTGTCCCACTTTGAGTATGTCAAGAATGAGGACCTGGAGAAGATTGGCATGGGCCGGCCTG GTCAGCGGCGGTTGTGGGAGGCTGTGAAGAGGAGAAAGGCCATGTGCAAACGCAAGTCTTGGATGAGCAAG GTGTTCAGTGGAAAGCGATTGGAGGCTGAGTTCCCCCCTCATCACTCTCAGAGCACCTTCCGGAAGACCTCACCCACCCCGGGGGGCCCAGCAGGGGAGGGACCCCTACAGAGCCTCACCTGCCTCATTGGGGAAAAGGACCTGCATCTATTCGAGAAGCTAGGAGATGGCTCCTTTGGCGTGGTGCGCAGGGGCGAGTGGGACGCCCCCTCGGGGAAGACG ATGAGTGTGGCTGTGAAGTGCCTGAAGCCTGAcgtgctgagccagccagaggccATGGACGACTTCATCCGGGAGGTCAACGCCATGCACTCGCTTGACCATCGCAACCTCATTCGCCTCTATGGGGTGGTGCTCACGCCGCCCATGAAGATG GTGACGGAGCTGGCGCCGCTAGGATCGTTGTTGGACCGGCTGCGCAAGCACCAGGGCCACTTCCTCCTGGGCACTCTGAGCCGCTACGCTGTGCAGGTGGCGGAGGGCATGGGCTACCTGGAATCCAAGCGCTTTATTCACCGTGACCTGGCTGCCCGAAATCTGCTGTTGGCCACCCGTGACCTGGTCAAGATCGGGGACTTCGGGTTGATGCGTGCGCTACCCCAGAATGACGACCACTATGTCATGCAAGAGCATCGCAAGGTGCCCTTTGCCTG GTGTGCCCCTGAGAGCCTGAAGACGCGCACCTTCTCCCACGCCAGTGACACCTGGATGTTTGGAGTGACGTTGTGGGAGATGTTCACCTACGGCCAGGAGCCCTGGATCGGCCTCAATGGCAGTCAG ATTCTGCATAAGATTGACAAGGAGGGGGAGCGGCTGCCGCGGCCAGAGGACTGCCCCCAGGATGTCTACAACGTCATGGTCCAGTGCTGGGCCCACAAGCCAGAGGACAGACCCACGTTCGTGGCCCTGCGGGACTTCCTGCTGGAG gcccagcccaccGACATGCGTGCCCTTCAGGACTTTGAGGAACCTGACAAGCTGCACATCCAGATGAACGACGTCATCACCGTCATCGAGGGAAG GGCGGAGAACTACTGGTGGCGCGGCCAGAACACACGGACGCTGTGTGTGGGGCCCTTCCCTCGCAACGTGGTGACCTCCGTGGCTGGCCTGTCGGCCCAGGACATCAGTCAGCCGCTGCAGAACAGCTTCATCCACACAGGACATGGCGACAGCGACCCCCGCCACTGCTGGGGCTTCCCCGACAAGATTGACGA ACTGTACCTGGGAAACCCCATGGACCCTCCTGACCTGCTGAGCGTGGAACTGAGCACCCCCCGGCCCACCCAGCATCTAGGAAGGCTGAAAA AGCCAACCTACGATCCTGTGAGTGAGGACCAGGACCCCCTGTCCAGCGACTTCAAGAGGCTGGGCCTCCGGAAACCAGCCCTGACCCGTGGGCTGTGGCTTGCAAAGCCCTCCGCTCGGGTGCCCGGCACCAAGGCGGGTCGTGGCGGTGGGGGCGAGGTCACACTCATCGACTTTGGCGAGGAGCccatcatccccaccccccggcccTGCGCGCCCTCACTGGCCCAGCTGGCCATGGACGCCTGTTCCTTACTGGACAAGACCCCGCCGCAGAGCCCCACACgggccctgccccggcccctgcacCCCACGCCCGTGGTGGACTGGGACGCGCGCCCGCTGCCCCCGCCTCCTGCCTACGACGACGTGGCCCAGGATGAGGATGACTTCGAGGTCTGCTCCATCAACAGCACCCTGGTGGGTGCAGGGGTCCGCGCTGGGCCCAGCCAGGGCGAAACCAATTACGCCTTTGTGCCTGAGCAGGCACAGCTGCTCCCTCCCCTGGAGGACAATCTGTTCCTCCCACCCCAGGGGGGGAGCAAGCCGCCCAACTCGGCCCAGACCGCAGAGATCTTCCAGGCGCTGCAGCAGGAGTGCATGCGGCAGCTGCAGGTCCCGGCTGGCTCCCTGAGCCCTCCTCCTGGCCCGGCCCCAGTGGGTGAGGACAAGCCCCAGGTGCCGCCCCGCGTGCCCATCCCCCCGAGGCCCACCCGCCCACGGGGCGAGCTGTCTCCAGCCCCCTCAGGTGAGGAGGAGATAGGGCGGTGGCCTGgacccgcctcccctccccgggtgcctccccgggagcccctgtCCCCTCAAGGCTCACGGACCCCTAGCCCCCTGGTTCCACCCGGCGGCTCCCCGCTGCCACCTCGGCTCTCCAGCTCACCTGGGAAGACCATGCCCACCACCCAGAGCTTCGCCTCCGACCCCAAGTACGCCACACCCCAAGTGATCCAGGCACCCGGCCCGCGGGCTGGTCCCTGCATCCTGCCCATTGTCCGCGACGGCAAGAAGGTCAGCAGCACCCACTACTACCTGCTGCCCGAGCGCCCACCCTACCTGGAACGCTATCAGCGCTTCCTGCGTGAGGCTCAGAGCCCTGAAGAGCCGGCCCCCCTGCCCGtgcccctgctgctgcccccGCCCAGCACCCCAGCTCCTGCTGCCCCCACTGCCACCGTTCGACCGATGCCCCAGGCCGCCCCCGACCCCAAGGCCAACTTCTCCACCAACAACAGTAATCCGGGGCCCCGGCCACCAGCCCTGCGGGCCGCTGCTCGGCTGCCAcagaggggctgccctggggacgGGCCGGAGGCTGGACGGCCGGCAGACAAGGTCCAGATG GTGGAGCAGCTCTTTGGGTTGGGTCTGCGGCCGCGAAGCGAGTGCCACAAAGTGCTGGAGATGTGCGACTGGAACTTGGAGCAGGCTGGCTGCCACCTGCTGGGCTCCTGCGGCCCTGCCCACCACAAGTGA